One Exiguobacterium acetylicum DNA segment encodes these proteins:
- a CDS encoding sulfite exporter TauE/SafE family protein, which yields MELGFIVTIFLIGFVGSYISGMLGIGGSIIKYPMLLYIPPLLGFAAFSAHEVAGISAIQVFFATIGGVWAYRKGGYLNKSLIVYMGGSILIGSFIGAYGSNILAEDTINIVYGVLALTAAIMMFVPKKGIDDIPLDQVQFNKTVAAVSAFIVGIGAGIVGAAGAFLLVPIMLVLLKIPTRMTIASSLAITFISSIGATVGKITTGQVDWGPAAIMVIASLIAAPLGAIAGKKMNTKILQVILAVLILATAVKIWIDIL from the coding sequence ATGGAATTAGGTTTTATCGTGACGATTTTCTTAATCGGATTCGTCGGATCCTACATTTCAGGAATGTTAGGCATTGGCGGATCAATCATTAAATATCCGATGTTATTGTATATCCCGCCACTACTCGGTTTTGCGGCATTTTCCGCCCATGAAGTCGCGGGGATCAGTGCGATTCAAGTCTTTTTTGCGACGATTGGTGGCGTCTGGGCGTACCGTAAAGGTGGTTATTTAAATAAATCATTGATCGTCTACATGGGAGGATCGATTTTAATCGGTAGCTTCATCGGTGCCTATGGTTCAAATATCCTGGCTGAAGACACAATCAATATCGTCTACGGTGTTCTCGCGTTAACGGCAGCGATCATGATGTTCGTTCCGAAAAAAGGGATTGACGACATTCCACTCGATCAAGTTCAGTTCAATAAAACTGTCGCAGCGGTATCCGCATTCATCGTTGGTATCGGAGCCGGAATCGTCGGGGCAGCAGGTGCTTTTTTACTCGTCCCGATCATGCTTGTCCTCTTAAAAATCCCGACACGGATGACGATTGCTTCATCGCTTGCGATCACGTTCATTTCGTCGATCGGCGCAACTGTCGGTAAAATCACGACAGGCCAAGTCGACTGGGGTCCGGCGGCCATCATGGTCATCGCTAGTCTAATTGCAGCACCGCTTGGCGCAATCGCCGGGAAGAAAATGAATACGAAGATTCTCCAGGTCATTCTCGCTGTCCTGATTTTAGCGACAGCCGTGAAGATTTGGATTGATATTTTATAA
- a CDS encoding response regulator transcription factor yields the protein MESIRLLIVDDHVLIRNGLRLLLEKDESLQVIAEAEEGGEAIRLAIKYQPDVILLDVTMPGGLDGYVTSRAIHEEVPHSKIILLTMHDEDVYIQKAIEYHIPGYLSKNSDISELSRAIKRVFAGKIYYQTSMPKEELQHLLEGSKQKRHLSRREVEIVRLTVLGYTNIEIADKLVISPKTVENHKARVMMKLQLKHKHELVRFALKNDFLEL from the coding sequence ATGGAATCCATTCGATTGCTCATTGTCGATGATCATGTCTTAATTCGAAATGGTTTACGATTATTATTAGAAAAAGATGAAAGTCTTCAAGTCATAGCGGAAGCAGAAGAAGGTGGGGAGGCTATTCGTCTTGCGATCAAGTATCAACCTGATGTCATTTTACTGGACGTGACGATGCCTGGCGGATTAGATGGTTATGTCACTAGTCGTGCAATTCATGAAGAAGTACCGCATTCGAAGATCATATTGCTGACGATGCATGACGAAGATGTGTATATCCAAAAAGCGATTGAATATCACATACCAGGGTATCTCTCGAAAAATAGCGATATTTCTGAATTGAGTAGAGCGATTAAACGGGTATTTGCTGGAAAGATCTATTATCAAACCTCTATGCCTAAGGAAGAATTGCAACATCTTTTAGAAGGCTCTAAACAAAAAAGACACTTGTCACGAAGGGAAGTAGAAATCGTTCGATTGACAGTACTAGGATACACGAATATTGAGATTGCCGATAAACTTGTCATCAGTCCGAAAACGGTTGAGAATCATAAGGCACGTGTCATGATGAAGTTGCAATTAAAACATAAACACGAGCTTGTACGCTTTGCCTTGAAAAATGATTTTTTAGAGCTTTAA
- a CDS encoding sulfurtransferase TusA family protein: MKSEFVLDAKGLACPMPIVKTKKAIAGLESGQILEVHATDKGAKNDLQAWATSGGHELVKHEEEASVLKFWIQKG, encoded by the coding sequence ATGAAATCAGAATTCGTACTCGACGCAAAAGGACTCGCATGTCCGATGCCAATCGTGAAAACAAAAAAAGCCATCGCGGGACTCGAATCAGGTCAAATCCTTGAAGTCCATGCAACGGATAAAGGGGCAAAAAACGATCTTCAGGCTTGGGCGACATCGGGTGGTCATGAACTCGTCAAACATGAAGAAGAAGCAAGCGTCCTAAAATTCTGGATTCAAAAAGGTTAA
- a CDS encoding low temperature requirement protein A yields MPTSNKEVDKIELFFDLVFVFTFIQLTLKLEHHLDFLTFIETVVLMALIWYIFEGFIWLTNTTELTSKNYRIFLVLGMSGFMLISVSIPLAFTRDGFIFALGYLIVVSTHALLFVSHSNEDTRRAIIGIVPYNIMFAIGLLVASLFDSPVRLIAWGLIAIIAIVGPLLQRNKGSFHVSPSHFLERHYLILVIALGETIASTGRAVIDETLTPDVLMAMLLCLALTVLLWISYVSKDQQRELAFTKLDDQKRDQIAKISFFTSHFLMFFGIVLLAVVMIAVIHSLLAPLHLPERLVLLGGMTLFSSGIVYFNRLFLSFSLRRFLLFLAVQLVLFFVYVTPAILLLLISCIAYYLFMFDLAKTKDVQDNQ; encoded by the coding sequence TTGCCTACATCCAACAAGGAAGTCGATAAAATTGAGTTATTCTTTGACTTGGTCTTTGTTTTTACGTTCATCCAACTTACTCTTAAACTAGAACACCATCTTGATTTTCTCACTTTCATAGAGACCGTCGTATTGATGGCATTGATTTGGTACATTTTTGAAGGGTTCATATGGTTGACGAACACGACTGAACTGACATCAAAAAATTATCGCATCTTCCTTGTGCTTGGTATGAGCGGTTTCATGTTGATTTCTGTCTCTATCCCGTTAGCGTTCACACGGGACGGATTCATCTTTGCACTCGGCTATCTGATCGTGGTCAGCACTCATGCTCTTCTATTCGTTTCTCACAGTAATGAGGATACACGTCGAGCAATCATAGGCATTGTTCCGTACAACATCATGTTCGCCATCGGACTTCTTGTCGCTTCCCTTTTTGACTCTCCAGTACGCTTAATCGCTTGGGGGTTGATCGCTATCATCGCCATTGTCGGTCCTTTACTCCAACGTAATAAAGGATCCTTTCATGTATCGCCTTCTCATTTTTTAGAGCGACATTATTTAATTCTCGTCATCGCCCTCGGTGAGACCATTGCTTCGACAGGTAGAGCGGTCATCGATGAGACGTTGACTCCGGACGTCTTGATGGCGATGCTTTTGTGTCTTGCTTTGACCGTACTTCTATGGATTTCATACGTCTCAAAAGATCAGCAACGTGAACTGGCTTTCACAAAACTCGATGATCAAAAACGAGATCAAATCGCAAAAATCAGTTTCTTCACTTCGCACTTCTTGATGTTCTTTGGTATCGTTTTGCTAGCTGTCGTGATGATCGCTGTCATTCATTCTCTATTAGCACCTCTTCATCTTCCTGAAAGACTCGTATTATTAGGCGGTATGACTTTATTTAGTAGCGGCATCGTCTACTTTAACCGATTATTCCTCTCATTTTCTTTACGACGATTCTTATTGTTTCTTGCCGTTCAACTCGTTCTTTTCTTCGTTTATGTCACACCAGCCATCCTTCTCTTATTAATAAGCTGCATCGCATACTATTTATTTATGTTCGACTTAGCCAAAACGAAAGACGTACAGGATAATCAGTAA
- a CDS encoding PAS domain-containing sensor histidine kinase — protein MEIEQFGQEIFQAIQDGIIVMDQKRTIVALNPSAEKLTGWRLGGLVPYCSFCQKRNIKLGQERCYLVTHERSPYFSSEMPTYSGELVDVEMSTAKILQNATHGETYYLLVLRDFSERKKQQEHELRQRMVQQLIAAREEEHKRLAMELHDGVGQSLFGLSIALDSLRAYAFDKKTTRYLDEVSAEMKKVMSDLRLYSKQLRPLELDQFGLIVALESLVTGFQKQKPRVHFSFRTNVVTSRYDSIVEINLYRIVQEAITNSLKHADPNQIKVKLNDTREEVVLIIHDDGRGFDITHHQDGLGLQHIQERASTIRAVASMSSYPDKGTEIQIRWSKKGALE, from the coding sequence ATGGAAATCGAGCAATTTGGACAAGAAATTTTTCAGGCAATTCAAGATGGCATCATCGTTATGGATCAAAAGCGGACGATTGTTGCATTAAATCCATCTGCTGAGAAGTTGACGGGATGGCGTTTAGGCGGTCTGGTTCCTTATTGCTCATTTTGTCAAAAAAGAAATATTAAACTTGGTCAAGAGCGTTGCTATCTCGTTACACATGAACGATCTCCTTATTTTTCATCCGAGATGCCGACCTATTCAGGAGAGCTTGTTGACGTTGAGATGAGTACAGCCAAAATTCTTCAGAATGCGACACATGGTGAAACATATTATCTACTTGTTTTACGTGATTTCTCCGAGCGTAAAAAGCAACAAGAACATGAACTGCGTCAAAGAATGGTACAACAATTGATTGCGGCCAGGGAAGAAGAACACAAGCGTCTGGCAATGGAATTGCATGATGGTGTCGGTCAATCATTATTTGGATTATCCATTGCGTTAGATTCTTTGAGGGCATATGCATTTGATAAAAAAACGACGCGTTATTTAGATGAAGTATCTGCTGAAATGAAAAAAGTCATGTCCGATTTAAGGTTATATTCAAAACAACTTCGTCCACTCGAACTTGATCAATTTGGATTAATCGTTGCTCTTGAAAGTCTAGTGACAGGGTTTCAAAAGCAAAAACCGAGAGTGCATTTTTCATTCCGAACAAATGTTGTCACCTCCCGTTACGATTCAATAGTAGAAATCAATCTGTATCGAATTGTGCAAGAAGCCATTACGAATAGTCTGAAGCATGCAGATCCGAATCAGATCAAAGTAAAACTCAATGATACTCGTGAAGAAGTGGTGCTTATTATTCATGATGATGGGCGGGGCTTTGACATCACACATCATCAGGATGGGCTCGGCTTGCAACATATCCAAGAGCGAGCTTCAACGATTCGTGCAGTTGCAAGCATGTCAAGCTATCCTGACAAGGGAACCGAAATTCAGATTCGATGGTCAAAGAAAGGAGCGTTAGAGTGA